Within the Cydia pomonella isolate Wapato2018A chromosome 3, ilCydPomo1, whole genome shotgun sequence genome, the region tcagtgaaggAACATGGGTAAAATAGGCATATGTAAttttaagagttttagtcctgtgtcgaaagctggcagtaaatttagttcaCTACAAACTTTGACCTTACGCGTCTTTAcccaattctctttggttagaTTGACATggattaaataaagataaacacTGTATTAGGTCCGTCTCGCGGCCAGTAACAATACCCTCTAATCAAACAAGCCCTTTCCAATTATCTCGGAACCTTCAAACCTGTTTGTTTAACTTACAAGAAAACGGCAATGACAATGAAAGCCGACACTGGAGTTATTTCAGTTAATTACTGCCCATTAGGGTGGCCTCCCTAAACTGATTATCTTACTAATCTTTTTATACTTAAGTTGTTTTCGAGAAGTATACAGCTTCCATCTTTCTCTCCGCCACTAAATCTTCGTATTCTCTTTGTCTGGTGAACAAACGGCCTTTAAATCTTCAAAGCTTCTTTCTAACCCATTTGGCTAGACAAAAGAAATCCGCAAAACGTACGTATGAACAGGGGATAATCTCGTATTGCTGCTAAGCacttaaatttaattaagtCCAAtcgaataatattaataatgcacTTGCACAGTATTGCGTGTTATGTacttaaattaaacaatattatttttgaagctTCAACACGAATATTAAAGTTCAGTAAAGTAGGTATAGTGGTGGTTTGgttaggtatattattaataatccaGTCACAAAGGTCTATATTAAAACTGTTTTCTGATGCAAATTATTACTTGCGTATGACACACCTCGCGTCTCGGGGCCACCACTCGTCTTGAAGTCACCTCTCTTCATGAAGCTTATTCTAATTGAATATGATATGAATAATATACTGCCTTATTAAGTTAGGTATGTGCTTATATATAGTAACGTACTGTAAGAGGGGGCCATATTCCACACTACACCTCCCTAAAGATGAAAAATGGAACAAAAAAGAATTAACAAAAGTACATTTttgtatgaatataaaaataaatataattaagatACTTTCTAGTGACAACCCTGAAGTGTTATGTCAAAAAGGAGATTGGTGAAGTCGAACGTATACCCATACAATGTATACAAAATAAAGTGTTGTAATTTCTAGATTAAGATAGTGATAACCGCATCACAATAACGGAAGTGctgaaaaattgtaaaataaaacatgaatcTGACCAGAACTGACacattaaaaatttgtaaaccTGACAGCCAAATTAGTCTAATATCATTCTGTTCTGATATTACACGACAAGTAATTAGTATAGTCTTTTTCCAACGGGAAGTGTAACGTTAGGTTTTTTTCATTCGTTTACAAACTCGTTAACATACTTGTCCttgactataaaattaaaaaaatttatatgacTAAAAAATAGATGAATGAATATGAGCTGAATTtgattgctaatgtcgactcgcTTTAGTCTTACCATGCCATATAAACTCCGATGCCTATAATAATGACAGATATACATATTTGATACTGGCCTGTATAgaacttacatatgtaagtatacATAGGACAAATCGTCTATTAATGGCCACCTTCCAATATCTAGACATTTTATACcaaaattgttaaaataagaattctatttagatatttattcacacaattcaagtaaaccaaataacataagttctgaaaattTGCTTGCATTGTGTGAATACTAAACAGAACCTTTTTTAGTACGagtagggtaaaccgtctattactggccaccctccaattactggccatcttatactaaaatggctaaaataagaattatatttatttatttacacaattcaagtaatgtaaataactattgttctgATGATTAACTTAGATTGTGTGATAATTAAACAGAATCCCTGTTAGTATAAGGTGGCAAATCGACGATTTACTCTATTACGTCAATATacaaaaattagtaaaaaaatgatatgaagGTATTTATTGTCACgagaaatatttatgtaattcgAAAATATACGCTTAGTAATGAGTTTTGTTCAGAACCGTTGGTATCGTTGACATTTTACCGACCACATTACTACAGCCTGCCTTGCCATTCACATAACGTACGAACCTATACCGCCCGAAACCAATTAAATGTGACCTCCAAGGATATATCGTTTTTCACTAAACCTGAGTTCAAATTGTATTAGCAAAGGCAAATAACTGAGATATTTTTGTGAATACATTAGCTATACGCCTCGACGCTTCGTAACGTGTGATGGGCGACTGTCCATGCAGAAGAACATCGCTAAACCGATGGCTCATATTTGCAAGTTGTGACAATGAATGTGTGAATTTATGATGcgaattgtaataaaataaaaatgtatcagaCAAAATACttataacaataacaacaattGGTATATTTGCCTTATGTTCAATTTCACATCTGGTTCTAATTCTCACTAATATGGCTCAGCAACACAAAGAGGGCCTTGGGCTCCGATATGAGAGCACGCCACTTTTACCGATCCTGCGCCGCTTTCTGCCAATTATTGGCTTGAAGCTGCCATAGTTCCGCTTCAACGCTGTCTCTCCAGCGATATCTGGGTCGACCCACCGGGCGGCCACCAGTCGGTCTTCTCAAGTACGCACTCTTGGCAGCCCGATCCTCTTCCATTCTAAGCAggtggccgaaccagcgaagtctgtgggatttggTTTCGCCGATGGTATTAGGTTCGTCCAACAACTCCTCAATTTTGGCATTATTCCTTTTCCTCCACGTGTAGAGATAGgtagtgagtaaatactgagagtgggtataaacgagtaaatactcctaaattgagtaaatactgagtactCAATTTAGCAGtatttacatgtttataataaaaataatagttctttatttacaggtaaacacccatttcaaataattatgtacaatgtaaaaatacaaaatacaataaataaaatagtaaacaaCGTAAAAACACCTAAAATTGATAAAAGTTAGGCGGTATTAGTCAGTATCGTCACTTCCTGTTCCTCTTACGGTGCACAGAAATCCAGTATTTACGTATAGGATTGTCCAGATACCCGGACAGCTCACGGAGAATACTGTTGCCAGACGTTCTTAGGCGGCTCCAGAAGGAAGCGATGCGGGAGCGAATGATAGCAAAAAAATCAGGGACTTCGGCCTCAGCAAACATGGTCGACGCGCTGCAGTTTTTCGGTAGTTTCATTAGAATGCGGTATGCGTCATTATACTGCACTCTAATTTTATTCATCGCGCGTCTCGTGAATCTGCTCCAGAGCAGACATGTATAGAAGCATAAACAATATACAATGTCACCTTCACTTCATCACTACAACGCGCGAATCTACGCGAAAGCATGTTGCACTGCACGGCCAAAGCCCTCAATGTCGTCATCATCAAGCAGACCCTCCGCGAGCATATGTCCAAGGTACTTGAACTCTTTCACTCTTTCCACTTGTGCTTCATCTAGATACACTGACGGGACATTCGTCAGACCTCTCCCTGACTTAAAAACCATCATTTTAGTCTTTAGTACATTGTACTTTAGACCATAGCTACGAGCATATTGCTCACATACCGCCAGAAGTCTTCCTAGGCTCCTGATTGATGGGCTGAGAAGCACCATGTCATCGGCATAGCTAAAATTATTTGTACATGTAGTACCTATATGGCAGCCCACTCTGGTGCCTCTCAGCTCAACAATCAGGTCGTTCACGTATAGTCTGAAGAGGTCCGGCGAAGTCAGGCCTCCTTGGCGTACTCCACACTCTAATCTATATTCATTAGAGGTTGTGTCGCCCCATCTTACACAGTTTTATTGGTTCTCGTACCAGTATCTCAACAGATTCACGATCTTTGAAGGCACATTCGATTTAGTGAGTTTCTCCCATAGCAACTTAAAGTTAACTAGGTCAAAAACCCTACTAAGATCTAGAAAACAGGCGTATACTGAGGTTTCCCGCGCCACATAGTAGTTAACCGTGCTTTTGAGGCTAAAAATGGCAGAATCTGTTGAGATGCCGGGACGAAAACCAAACTAGGCATCATCTACACACATATTGCGCGGCAGATATTGTGGTGTGTAGATTTATGCCCAAATTGGTGGGTATAAACTATTTAGAGTGCGGAAAGGggcatataaatttgaaatatggGTGTTTTTTGTAAAGCGCTACTCGATTAAGTactcaaaattgtaagaaatattttttaaaggcactccatacatgtaactaattgtcacaaaaaaaaaatcagaaaccaCCAACGTGTTACACATCATTGaatgggtctttaaaaataatttgaatgttTATGAAAACTTTTTTGGGTAAATTGAATACTTTTGGAAAAACCGTTTTCTAAAGCccgaaataatgtttatcactctttaactttcaaaccaaagttcaaaaaaatatgaaaagatATCGGGAGATTAGCCGTAGAATAGAGTgctaaaaaatactttgaacatgACCGGTTGCGCCATTTTCAAGTTTTGTTTAAAAACCCTTAATTAAAGGTCGTAAATGCAGCGTAACCACGCACTTTTGCGCGACATGCAAATGCATATGCATATACCTAgaacatattttaaaagtaaataccatcttattaaaaacaaaattgttaactaCGTAGTATCACAATTTGCCTCTCATTGATGATTGccctttttaaaaaaaaaaaaaatcctgtatGCATTTTACCATGtatatattgttaatatacgttaacactcttcaataaagttagttcttaaatctcactttttaaaatattttattagcaatcgtttttacttacctaaatgaaatgaaaaaaaaaaatgaaatactcgtatttacgagtatttatcgggtgctttgagtaaatactcagtatttactcaccccTACCCATCTCTATCCACGTGCCATCATCTCtcttgataggtcccaggatctttcGAAACACCTTCCTTTCCGCTACGAGGAGttgactttcctcttt harbors:
- the LOC133516627 gene encoding uncharacterized protein LOC133516627, yielding MMVFKSGRGLTNVPSVYLDEAQVERVKEFKYLGHMLAEGLLDDDDIEGFGRAVQHAFAFTRRAMNKIRVQYNDAYRILMKLPKNCSASTMFAEAEVPDFFAIIRSRIASFWSRLRTSGNSILRELSGYLDNPIRKYWISVHRKRNRK